From Alloacidobacterium dinghuense:
ACGCGCCTCGCATCACGCTCACCAGTTCACCGGTATGCCGCGCTCCAGGAATCGGATGCAGCATCGTTCCGTTGATCCAGCTGAAAACCGTGCTGTTGGTGCAGATGGCAACAGCCAGTATCACCGTCGCCGCAATCGTGAATCCGAGATTCCTGCGCAGTTGTCTCACGGCAAAGCGTGTATCCCGAAGCAGTCCTGCCATAGCCGCCTCCCAGGGACATTGTTCTTAGGGAACGATAGCACTGCGTGGTACGCCAGCATTCAGTGCGCCAAAGCGCGTCAAAGCCTAAGATATTGCTCATCAGTGATATAGCTTGTGCGAGAGCTTCCAGGCCCGGCTTGCCAGTGGTCACTTTTCCTCCTGCATGTCCATTCTCGAACACCCGCGAGATTCATCTGCTCGCTTGCTATAAGGCTGCTTACCGGACGCGCCGTCAGCTCATGCATAATCGCCGAGTCACTCATTGACCAATCCAGACAGAGAAAACCCGAACTGTCGGAGTTCGGGCGAGTGACCAGCAATCCGGAATGTCTGGTCCGCCGCCGTATGGCAAGCGAAAAATGGGAATGGGAAAGCATGCCCTGAGGCATGCTTCCTGACCGAAACCGGCGAGTACACGGACCCCTTTACATTGCAGTATGTAGCTGGCCACGATAATATAAAGACAACGATGCGTTACGTTCATCCACAGGCGAACGCGGTTCAAAAGTTGTTTATCCGTTTTGGGAGATTTGGATCGCAGAGTGGACGGCCTTCGGGGAGCAAGACGTACCGAGTCGGTGCAAAATCCGGTGCAGGTTCAACGGGTTCTCAAGAGAGCACCGGATAAGTAATTGAAGGTTTGGCAGTTACAAAGTGCGGAAGTGGTGAAATTGGCAGACACACCATCTTGAGGGGGTGGCGCCGAGAGGCATGGGGGTTCAAGTCCCCCCTTCCGCACCAAAAAAGTCCGACGTATCTTTCCGAGGTTTCCTGAAGAATCACGCATGTTTTATTTATTGGTTGTTCTCCACGTCATCGTCTGTGTCTTTCTGGTCATCGTCGTGCTGCTGCAGCAGGGCAAGAGCGCTGATCTTGCCGGCGCATTTGGCGGCCAGGGCTCACAGACAGCCTTTGGTCCGCGCGGAGCAGCTAACCTGTTGACGCGGCTTACAACGTGGTGCGCCATCATCTTCATGCTGACCTCCATCGGCCTTACGATCCTTATGCAGAAGCGCACGGGCGGACA
This genomic window contains:
- the secG gene encoding preprotein translocase subunit SecG; amino-acid sequence: MFYLLVVLHVIVCVFLVIVVLLQQGKSADLAGAFGGQGSQTAFGPRGAANLLTRLTTWCAIIFMLTSIGLTILMQKRTGGHSVLEGTKATQSVPAKK